AGGCTAAGACTTTTGAGCCGGCCATGATTTTTCCAAACGAAGAGAACAATCTTTTAACCTAACCTTTGAGCTCCCGCTTAAAAAGACTCCTGAAAATTGTAGTCCCCGTTCTCCTGGGAGTTTTTTTGGTTTGGTATTCCTATTACAACACCTCTCCCGAAGACAGGAAGGAAATTTTCAGATACATCCGGGAAGCCGATATGTTCTGGGTGGGACTCTCTGTTCTGATCGGAATCGCAAGTCATATTTCCAGGGCCATCAGGTGGAATTACTTACTGGAACCCCTAGGGTACAGGCCCAAAATTTGGAATAATATCTTTTTTATCCTGATCGCCTATTTTGCAAATCTGGGAATACCCAGATCAGGCGAAGTGCTGAGGGCAACAGCGCTTGCCACTTATGAAAAGGTACCTTTCCAAAAGGGCTTCGGAACCATCGTAACTGAAAGGGTAGTAGACCTTTTGATGTTGCTGCTTATTATATTTATCGCCCTTCTTTCTCAAACCAACATCATCTTATCTTATCTTAAAGCGAACGGCATAGGTCTTACCGCAACGCTGATCCTGGTGGCCGGAGGTATTCTTTTCCTTTTTGTCTTCCTGGCTTTCCTGAGAAGGTCAAGTTCCAGGCTCGCAATCAAACTAAAGGACCTAGTAAAAGGCCTGCTCGATGGGGTGATGAGCATTTTTAAAATGAAAAACAAATGGCTCTTTATCTTCCACACCTTCTTTATCTGGGGAGCCTATATTGCCATGTTCTGGGTTATTAAATTTACCGTAGTAGAAACGATTTCCCTGGGCATGTCTGAGTTTCTCGTAGCCTTTATCGCAGGTGCCTTTGCCATGTCTACTACTAATGGGGGAATCGGTCTTTATCCCATAGCGGTAAGTAAAGCACTTTCCATCTACGGTGTAAGTGCAGTATCGGGAGATGCCTTTGGCTGGATTATGTGGATCGCCCAAACCCTCATGGTTGTGGTTTTCGGGGCAATATCCTTTCTACTCTTACCGTTATTGAACAGAAACCGATAGGTTTCAGATAACCCAAAATCCAGCCCAATGAGGAATGTCATCACAATGGCCCTTGTCCTATTGATTACCCAGAGCACTTTTGCGCAGGCAACACACGAAATTTTTGAGTCCTTTAAATTACAGGAAAGGCGTAACGTCTCTTACTATTTTCCGGAGGATTACACCCCTGAAAAAAAGTATCCCCTGGTGGTAGTACT
This DNA window, taken from Muriicola soli, encodes the following:
- a CDS encoding lysylphosphatidylglycerol synthase transmembrane domain-containing protein; amino-acid sequence: MSSRLKRLLKIVVPVLLGVFLVWYSYYNTSPEDRKEIFRYIREADMFWVGLSVLIGIASHISRAIRWNYLLEPLGYRPKIWNNIFFILIAYFANLGIPRSGEVLRATALATYEKVPFQKGFGTIVTERVVDLLMLLLIIFIALLSQTNIILSYLKANGIGLTATLILVAGGILFLFVFLAFLRRSSSRLAIKLKDLVKGLLDGVMSIFKMKNKWLFIFHTFFIWGAYIAMFWVIKFTVVETISLGMSEFLVAFIAGAFAMSTTNGGIGLYPIAVSKALSIYGVSAVSGDAFGWIMWIAQTLMVVVFGAISFLLLPLLNRNR